A stretch of DNA from Triticum dicoccoides isolate Atlit2015 ecotype Zavitan chromosome 2A, WEW_v2.0, whole genome shotgun sequence:
tccccactgtgactagtcttagtaCGTGTCGCACCATCACTCTCCTATTCCAGTGGTAATAGTACACGCTGGGCCATACCAACTAATTATCCCTTGGCCACCGGGCCGCACCAACACTCTCATTAATACCCCGGCgccataagactagccacaatggagagtaacatacactagtaacatacacatatccctagactatgttaataCCTTCAtactgggtagtaacataagtgtggtaacatgcagagcttcatttattatgttatagactcatattgcattgggacatgtgatgttacagtaactagctaagttactactactacctctctcctcattaactcattgccacataaccaaatttgctgagttggactcgatgttactgttgaagttactcccactgtggctagtctaacatCTTGTTTCTCAAGAGTACGTAGCAATCAGTTCTCTTGGAGTTCAACAAAATGAACAGTAGCTAAACTGGAACTAAGGTGACCGATCATCCACCGGTGGGTAGAAATATGTCCTTGATGCTAGGTTAGAAGTAGGATGAAATTAAGTTTGCTACAGATCAAATGTACTTTCTAAAATTTATTACTTTCACACTGATTAGGTAATTTCTTATTTGAATATCGAACCATTAAGTTCCTTTTTAGCATTATATTTGATATTTGTCTAAATATTGTACTCcccccgtctcaaaataagtgtcttaaccttaGTACAACTTTATAGTAACGTTAGTATAAAGTTCAGACACTTATTTTGAAACATAGGAAGTACAAAATAAAAAAAACTTGAATTCATATAATAAAGTGCAGGTATGCCTTAGTTATATTACTAGCCAAGCCCGCGCGGCGGCACATCGCGCCCCATTGATGCATCATGACGAAAATGTGCTGCATGATAATAATTGGGTTACTTTCTTTTACTAATTTGGATTTAAGACGAAGGTTGTATGTGTGCAATGTGGGGGTTATAATCTGGCAAGCAACGCAGAACCGTTGGAAAACCTAGATTTATTCATCACATAAATCGATGTATTTTACAAAGTAGGAAGTATATGTTGCTACTCTCATACTAAGAACCACCATGCTGTAAATCGAACATGTTACAATCATTTATAGTTTATATCTGTCTTTGGGAAGAAATATATAGTAGTCGATGTTTCATTTGAACCATGAGAGTGTTTGTGCTGGATCCAGAAGTAACTGGTTGTGGTGAGAGAGATGGTTAGTAAACCAAATGCATGTTATATTTCACATGAATATGCAGAGGAGGCCGATAAGATCATCATAGCATAAGAAAATTTTGCTTTACCCACATCAACATGTTTCTGATATTCATTCTTGTAGAGGTTTTTCCACTGTACATTTCCTCCATGATCATGAACTAATTATGTGCTAGTTTTTGTATGAAAATAAACATGCCCTAAATGGCACGGAAATTGAAATTTACATAAACATGTGAAAGCTTAGGTGTTGCAAAAGGTTACACTCTTAGTTGCATCCAAATACTCAAAGAATACCAACCAAAGATAATCACCGGATAATGCCATGACCATATTTTATGCTACTCATTAAAATTGCCTACAATGAAAATATCACATTTTTACTCTCTTTTTCCAATATTTGATAGACAGCTTGGTTTGTTCGCATCCTTTTGATTGATTTTTTAGTGGTTAACTGTTCACACATTGAATCCCCAAATATAATGCATAAATATtaccccctccgtcccataatgtaagacgttttttgacactagctagagtcaaaaaacgtcttacattatgggacagagggagtacttatcaATGATTTATGAAACAAGGTTTGCTTGGAAAATTTTATTTAAATCAATACAACTTGCAGTTCTGCCTTCTCCAATTGGTTAATGTGATTATAAACTTATAATTTATAAACAGTTTAAGTTGAAAGAAACGAACTTCTTGCCTAGAGATGAATGTGTACGCTGCTCTCAAATCCCAATTCTAATAAAGAGGCTTTTTGCAACATGAGCTAGATCTGTTGGTCCAGTATTTGTTTAGGCATGTCATATAGTCGTGTGACTTTTCTTATCTACGATGACCTTAGAGACCAAAACACCCCATATGTTAACATTGATGTGAAACATGATAAGTATGATTAAGCAACCCAGAACTCAAGAGCAGGGAACAAAGAAGTGCATGAACTATGCAAAGAACCATCTGCGTATTACATCTAGTGAAAGTCTACATTGATTGCTATGTACTCATGTAGTGTGaagaacgctcttatattatgggacagagggagtataagtcAATGAATTTATTTATTGAAGCACTCACAGAATTGCCATCATTTGAAGATATGCGATGTAGCTTGTCATCCGATCACCTGAGACAAAAAACAGAGTTATAAATTTCTCATATCATTGTAGCCGTTAAAACACTAATACAGCTATTATTCTAGTCACCAAAATACATGAGCTACTCAAATAAAGATTCAAAAGCCTCTCACTCTGAATATATTTTCCATACATAGAAAATTCCTCCAACCAGGCTCTAACAGTACGATGGGTCTACAAAATATTTTTAAATAGACCAAGTACACAATAAATAATGTAACTACAAAGAGCCTCAATTAAATTTATCTTGCTTTTTTAAGGGGTTaaatttttcttgctgaaaatgtaaGCAGCTAGCATTAAAAAAGATGCTTCATGCTAGTAATACTCTTCTTATGTTTTCTTTTGTCttgtgtggtctattttttttgagAAAATTGTAGAACCATCATCTGTAATCTTAGGGACGCTGTGTGGTACGGTTGTTTCATGCACCTACGATttatatctctatctctatctctttcTGGCCATATGGGATTACTTGCTGCATGCACTGGATGAATTTTAGCGTTGATATGACCACGTCACGTGCATGGGTTTTGGGCTTGATGTGACCACATGCATGGGAGTAGTGGATCATGTGTCTAGTTGCATAGGAATTGGTGACCATTTTGTTCTCCTACTGGCTGGTCTAGCCATTTTTTTCTGCTTGCATGCGTATAACATGGTAGGTATTGCCAGAATTTTCAAGATTTCATTTTTGGAGTTTAATGTAGCTgattttccctcagttttttgtaTGCGTGCCGTCAATAGCCTTGACATATAATTTTTGTTAATGGTGCGCTAAGTTGTTGTCACAATTTAAAAGAAGATAATATACACTGATCAACTCACCTTGAATGAATATTATAGTGAAAAAGGAAAGGAGAAACGGAAAAGCTCACTTAAGCCTTCAAGGTCATCTTTTGAAGCGAGATGAGATCAAAAAAAGAGATGGTCAAATTCCTGAGAGGAGACAGCGGATGATACCATGCTCGTGGCGACCTCGCAAGCGCCCTGCTGCACCACGCTCTGGGCGACCTTGCCAGGCGCCATGACACACTCTCATGACGCTTCGCGTAGGCGAAATCCATGCTACGGTTTCGTCGTCCCCTGAGGCCCTGATGCCGGGCGTGAGATCATAAAGACACGACGCCTCTTTTGCGTCTACAACATACAATCCGCGAGCGTGAGGCAGCTCACGGGGCGCCACGGCAGGGTGCATGGCCAAGAGCGAGCTGGACAGTCGTTGTATGCTCAGTTTCTTGCAGCTGCGCGGAGGTGGGCACACGGGAAGCTGGGGGCGCCATATCGCGTTCGTTTCGATAGCACGGGGCGACGGGGCACCGGCGGTCCGGGTGGGCGCGGGTCAAGGCGCAGGCAACACGGGGCGACTGGCAGCCTGGCAGGTCGAGCACGGGGCACGCCTGTGCGGCATAGAATGGCAGGGTGCTGCAGCCGATGGCCTAGGCAGGCGTGAGATCGAGCCGGCGGCAAGCTGCGAGCTCGAGCTCGGAAACATTATCATCGCATGCACTCACGACGACGTTGATGACACAGATGACGGCGATGCCGCGTCGCCGTGGCCTGAGTTCTGTCATAGCTTCCTCTCCTCGGCCGTGGCCTCCGCAGTTAGCACATGCCTCCCGTACACCGTCTCCACTTTGCATGCCGCAGTGATCTGGTTGGCGATCACAATCGGCCAGCAGGCGATGGGGCAAGTGAAGAACCGGCACGCGGTGGGGCAAGTGAAGAACCGGCAGGTtgcggtggtgggaggggtagagaAGCCCATGCAGGTTGCAGCCATCCCTCCAACGGCGGACGGCAtgtgatatattgcttccccttatGCGACATCGCTGCGGCGCCGTCGTGTTGCCAGATCTCTGCACCTGCGACGGATCATAAACTCAGCACGAAATGGAGTGATCAGGAAAAAGGAATCATCAAGGAGAAAGACGGAGGGAAGGAGAGACATGAGGCAAGGGCATCCTGCCGCCGCTGCCCTCTTGTGCTGCCGTTGCTCGCTGCATCCTGCAGACCCCCTTATTTATACGTGAAGGATGCACATCTAAGAAGAAGGCAACCGGCAATCCAGAATCAACCAACAAACCGGCCGGACAGCGTGTCGACACCAACCGCCCATACACCCATGCATGCATCAGCGGCAGTCCAACAAAAGATAAACACGTAGGGCAAACTCAGATAAAGCACCAGACCAGCACCGCATGCAAGGTCCAttcaagaaaagaaagaaaaaaagactgGAAACATCCAGCGAGGGGAATTCTGGAGAAGCCCACCAAAGCGGCAGCCATCCATATTTcgtacaaagaagcaaaagttctgcCAGGAGATGAACTTACCCACACAAAACAGAAAATACTAAATGAACCAAACCAAGCTGCACACATGTTCAAAAAATTTGAAATGAAAACCTAGACACACCACTCATTTCTACACATCCACGTACCAAAATAATACACGTGCCAGATTCAAACCTACCCAAGAGTCACTTTCACCCAAGTGGGTGAATCTTGGAGCGAAAAGCTCCCGGATATAGAGGCTTGGGTAtttttcttttttaattttttgggccttttttttatttCCATCCCGCCTTGAATTTCTGGAAAAGGGCCCTGCTTAGGACATTCTAATGGATTCTACACATTTGAGTCCCTGATACATGCGGTTGTGAGCAACACAATCATAATATAGTGCAAATTCTATTAATTCTTAGATCAACATTAGGATTGCCATCTAACTATACGATTGAACTTCTATCAATTACCAGTGTGGGTAAACATTCGAACAAAAATGCTAACCGTACGGACAAATACGGGATTTTTACACCTCGCAAAAAGGGGGATTTTACAGTTTCCCCGGGGGGTGGACCGGCACCCTCACCTATTAACCAATCACAAGCTGGTAAAGAAATCCTCTTTGTAAAACCCAGTAACTTATTCGTGCGTGCAACATTACTGTCTTTCCAACATACTACATATTATTGTATTCCACTAATGATCAATCATATCTTTAAACATATTATGCTTAAGTATGCTTTGAGACACATAATTCTTACAATAAAGATAAGTAAGATTTCCATTTTATCCATCATAGTCCCCAGCAGCAAACTTGTCCTCGGGATAGAACACAGCAAACACCTACCTCCCCTCAAACCACATCCAATGCAACATCGTCTTGGAATATGCTGCGCTGTCGATATCGGCGTATTCCAGAAACACCTACAATGCAACAAAAATGTTGATTAATTCCCCTCTTCGCTATGTCTCATCTCATCACACCAAATAAAACCAGGAGGACACATGTACGCAAGTACCTTGccaactccggcgaccggagcgcCGCTGAGGTCCGGCCGTGGGACGACGGTCCTCCTGAGTTTACCGCCGGATCTCTGTCCTTCCGCCGTCATCCTCCGGCAAAACTTTTGGTAGTACTCGTCGTCTTCTAGCTGGTCTGGAGAAAACATTTGGCTCAAGCATAGCACCCTTGTCGTCCCATCTTCGTACACGGGCCTCTGCTTAATCAGCCAGAGTCAGAAACTGATTTTAGTTAACAATTTATAGCCCAGCGTGAAGGCACAAAAGGAGACCAAATGAGTCAATACTAATTACCCGAAAACCTCCGAGAGGAACTGGCCTGTAGTAAAAAAGCCATGAACATGGAGGACCCTGCACACAGAATGTCGTTAATTGTTTATCAGTTTTGCGGGGTGAAACAGCCGTTAACCTAAATAAATAGGACAAACAAATAACCTAAATAAATAGGGAAACAATCAAACAAGCCATATGTACCTGCGGTGTCATGCTGTATGGTGACTGGTAGATGACTGGAATCAGCTGGTCCATACAAATTAGACAGGGAGAATATATTAGTATGCTAATAAAATAAGATCATAATATTAAGAGTTTGACAAATTATTAAGCGAGCGGATGCAGAAAGTTTTTTTCTTTCTCCCGTGGCGAAATCCCTGGGAGTGGAAGTGGAACCCTAACTAATCGACAGAGATCATATACTATGCGGGATCGGCGGGATGCGCGAACCTCCTGGGAGCCGCCGTCGGCCGGCGGGGAGAGGTCGCCGTGGTTGGCCATGCGACGCGGCGGCGATTCCGTGCGTACGGCGCTGCTCGTCCCCGATCGCTGTGGATTTTCTTTTGAGGGGTCGCTGTGGAATTTGGTGGACTCGGGTCGGCGTGGGTGGTTTGGAGACGGTGGATTTGGGCTGTCAGTATATATAAGGGCCGTAGCCCGTAGGGGCCGTGCGGGTCCGATTTCAGGTCGTGGTCAGGTCTCATTGGCTGTTTCGAGTATTTCTCTGTCTCTTTCTAAAAAAAAGAATATTTCTCTGTCTTGTCTAAAAATAATTCTTTGTCGTCTTCTAAAAAAAGAATATTTCTCTCTCGAAAACACAGTGGTTAGACAAACCCTTTTTTATTCACAAAAAAATCCCCTTTTTTCCTAGAGAACCACACTCCTATATCTTTGATTGTTCTGTTTTTCCGTTGGATGATTTATAATTTTTAATGACTTTTTATTGTTTTTAAGGATAGCAAAAGCCTCTCATGCCAATCGAGTTTTATAAGGATTGATTTCTCTCCTTAATGCAAAGGCGGCAGAGCTTTTAAGAAATAAGAAATAATAATAGGATGAGGGTGATCCTCTTTGGTACATGGAAATCTGTCCAGGTGTCAACACTTTGTAATGTGACACTAACGATAACGATTAACTTTGACAAGATTTGCCAAAATCAAGCCAAATTTTGTCACTCTTTAGTTATGATTCAGAATTGTTTGGCTGGTGTGTCAGTCATAGGTTATGTGATTGGCTCATGTAATCATCTTTATGACTAGTTGTGGTATTATTTTTTCACTTTACTTTTAGGTCATGTGAAAACTATCTTGAACATTTGGCACCTactacctccgtcccataatataaaaatatttttgacattagtgtacggtaaaaaacgttcttatattataggaCAGAGGAAGTACTAAATAAAAATGTGTTAGTCATAAGTTTGCACTCTGGTGTGTCAGTCATAGGTCACGTGACTCCTTCACCTCCGAGTCTTGCACCAAAACCTACCCAATCGACGACAACGGCTCTCGTGCTTGTATTTCCTTTTGTTCTCTTTGGGTGATCAGTTTGGCAGATCGTTTGCCACCTTTCAAAAAAAATCTGCTTTCAAGGTTTGTTAAATTCCAATGGATAAAGTTTGTTggcttgttgtatgcgaactcactCTGTGCATTTTAAAACCGAACCGAACCAATTTTAAGGTTTTTATGTTTTCTGGTTTCAgcatggtatgaacttttcatgaCATTATGAATTTTGGTTTTTATGAAATATACCAAAAACCAAACGGATAGCCGAagtaaaaatatatttatttttctTGAAGCGGACAACCATACAAAGAATCAATTTTTTATGGGAGACAGATTCCCCGCTAAGTACGTACATTTTTTTCTTGTAACATAGTTGCTTTTTTCCACGTCCATATAggcatgcatccatgcatgcatagaTACTTATATATAGTTTTATATTGTTGTATAAATAAAGTATGTGCTTTGAGTCATATTTGtaaattatttattatgtcatttttaAATTCGCATCGGCTTTAATTAATGTGGTATATACCAAAATCATACCGAGATAACTTGGTATATATCAAAATTGAACTGTATCTTAATTTCATACCATATTTATCAAAGTATTAATAGCATATAAACCGAATGCACAGAGTTAATGCAAACTTCAGACTATACTCTAAATTTTAATGTGCTTCCAAGACAAAAATGTCAAGtgctaagtgttggggaacgttgcagaaaacaaaaattttcctactcgtttcaccaagatcatctaggagttcatctagcaacgagtcattggatgcatctacgtaccttgtagatcgcgagcggaagcgttcaaagaacggggatgatgtagtcgaacacgacgtgattcgaatcaccggagatcctagcaccgaacgga
This window harbors:
- the LOC119359023 gene encoding splicing factor U2af large subunit B-like, whose protein sequence is MANHGDLSPPADGGSQELIPVIYQSPYSMTPQGPPCSWLFYYRPVPLGGFRRPVYEDGTTRVLCLSQMFSPDQLEDDEYYQKFCRRMTAEGQRSGGKLRRTVVPRPDLSGAPVAGVGKVFLEYADIDSAAYSKTMLHWMWFEGR